In a single window of the Streptomyces sp. NBC_00094 genome:
- a CDS encoding nitrous oxide reductase family maturation protein NosD, with protein MTKRQLALVACAVALSVSGLGAAAPPADSPTAHLVRPGASIQKAVDAAKPGDTIILLPGTYRESVRITTSGLTLRGSGHPSTVIVPGDSAADDACAKAGHGICVTGTDSRPVEGVTVRSLTLRGFTGNGLWASRTDRLTVHKVLADKNGKWGIAQERSVRGVFSHNIARNNGDAGLFLANTTDTEHGATDAGGTVLTHNTLSGNRIGITVRRLRNVTVEHNEATGNCAAVFVVGDESTPRAGAMTLRRNDIHANNKYCPKTPRLPFLQGTGIVLTGAEETVVEKNRVVDNVGTSPLSGGIVLFKSFVGVPNEQNAIRDNVVMSNSPADLANRDTGQGNTFTRNTCTLSEPAGMC; from the coding sequence ATGACCAAACGACAGCTTGCCCTCGTGGCCTGCGCCGTGGCTCTCTCGGTCTCGGGTCTGGGCGCAGCCGCCCCGCCGGCCGACAGCCCGACGGCGCACCTGGTGAGGCCCGGCGCATCGATCCAGAAGGCCGTGGACGCCGCGAAGCCGGGGGACACCATCATCCTGCTTCCCGGCACCTACCGTGAGAGCGTCCGCATCACGACGTCGGGCCTGACGCTGCGCGGCTCGGGCCACCCCTCCACCGTCATCGTGCCCGGCGACTCCGCTGCCGACGACGCGTGCGCCAAGGCCGGTCACGGCATCTGCGTGACCGGGACGGACAGCCGCCCCGTCGAGGGCGTCACCGTGCGCTCGCTCACGCTCAGGGGCTTCACCGGCAACGGCCTGTGGGCGTCCAGGACCGACCGGCTCACGGTCCACAAGGTGCTCGCCGACAAGAACGGGAAGTGGGGCATCGCCCAGGAGAGATCCGTACGTGGCGTGTTCAGCCACAACATCGCCCGGAACAACGGGGACGCCGGACTGTTCCTGGCCAACACCACCGACACGGAGCACGGCGCCACGGATGCCGGGGGGACGGTGCTCACGCACAACACCCTGTCCGGCAACCGGATCGGCATCACGGTGAGGCGCCTGCGGAACGTGACAGTCGAGCACAACGAGGCGACCGGGAACTGCGCCGCGGTGTTCGTGGTGGGCGACGAGTCCACCCCGCGCGCCGGGGCGATGACCCTGCGCCGGAACGACATCCACGCGAACAACAAGTACTGCCCGAAGACCCCCCGTCTGCCCTTCCTGCAAGGCACGGGAATCGTCCTCACCGGCGCCGAGGAGACGGTGGTGGAGAAGAACAGGGTCGTCGACAACGTGGGCACCTCGCCGCTCTCGGGCGGCATCGTGCTGTTCAAGAGCTTCGTGGGCGTTCCGAACGAGCAGAACGCGATCCGCGACAACGTGGTGATGAGCAACAGCCCCGCCGATCTGGCCAACCGGGACACCGGTCAGGGAAACACCTTCACCCGCAACACCTGCACGCTCTCGGAACCGGCCGGAATGTGCTGA
- a CDS encoding MFS transporter, with product MIAICLGTFMLLVDVTIVTVALPAMAADLGTTLADLQWVVDIYALALASLLLGVGSRADRIGRKKVYLVGLIVFTAASVACAVAPNAGVLIGARAVQGMGAAGMFGTTIALLGMHYSGRDRGVAFAVWGATNSVAAAAGPMVGGLLTQYLDWRWIFFVNLPVCLVAVVMTLRSVREVKGEGRQRTDVLGMVTFTVASGALTFGLIRAHSDGWTASFTLALFAAAAVALTLFVVVETRHEHPILDLSLFRRPSFTGIMISALFLQGAAFAYLLFESLWMQSVLGYEPVEAGLYILPMCASAFVVSALAGRFGPWSPRASIGGGLALIALGSGMQATLDAGSSGGSLVAGLVVSGLGVGLVTPSLSAAALATVPPERGGMAGGAVNTFRQLGFALGIAVFGVIFQSRIESVLKADGSVPDPHGTAVALSGGQARSIVAGWPEGDRAEMAHLVREAFASGLNAVLVVAAALGAAASLLVVATVRVPAGGAEQRRPQRGASPHGHETRADAAL from the coding sequence TTGATCGCGATCTGCCTCGGCACCTTCATGCTGCTGGTGGACGTCACCATCGTGACCGTGGCGCTGCCCGCCATGGCGGCGGACCTCGGCACGACGCTCGCCGATCTCCAGTGGGTGGTCGACATCTACGCGCTGGCACTGGCGTCGCTGTTGCTCGGCGTCGGTTCCCGCGCAGACCGGATCGGCCGCAAGAAGGTGTACCTGGTCGGGCTGATCGTCTTCACCGCCGCTTCGGTGGCGTGCGCGGTCGCCCCGAACGCGGGTGTGCTGATCGGCGCCAGGGCCGTACAGGGCATGGGCGCCGCCGGGATGTTCGGTACGACGATCGCCCTGCTCGGCATGCACTACAGCGGCCGGGACCGGGGGGTGGCCTTCGCGGTGTGGGGCGCCACCAACTCGGTCGCCGCCGCGGCCGGGCCGATGGTCGGCGGACTCCTCACCCAGTACCTGGACTGGCGATGGATCTTCTTCGTCAACCTGCCGGTCTGCCTGGTCGCCGTCGTGATGACGCTGCGTTCGGTGCGAGAGGTCAAGGGCGAGGGCCGGCAGCGTACGGACGTGCTCGGCATGGTCACCTTCACGGTGGCGAGCGGGGCCCTCACGTTCGGGCTGATCCGAGCCCACTCCGACGGCTGGACGGCGTCCTTCACGCTCGCCCTGTTCGCGGCGGCGGCCGTCGCCCTCACCCTCTTCGTCGTGGTCGAGACGAGGCACGAGCACCCCATCCTCGACCTGTCGCTGTTCCGCAGGCCGTCGTTCACCGGCATCATGATCAGCGCCCTGTTCCTGCAAGGCGCCGCGTTCGCCTATCTGCTGTTCGAGTCGCTGTGGATGCAGTCCGTCCTGGGGTACGAGCCCGTCGAAGCGGGTCTGTACATCCTGCCCATGTGCGCCTCCGCGTTCGTCGTCTCGGCGCTCGCGGGCCGCTTCGGCCCCTGGTCGCCCCGGGCGTCCATCGGGGGAGGTCTCGCGCTCATCGCCCTGGGTTCCGGAATGCAGGCCACCCTCGACGCCGGGTCTTCGGGCGGCAGTCTTGTGGCGGGGCTCGTCGTCTCCGGCCTGGGGGTCGGGCTCGTGACGCCGAGCCTGTCGGCGGCGGCCCTGGCCACGGTGCCGCCGGAGCGCGGAGGCATGGCGGGTGGTGCGGTCAACACCTTCCGCCAGTTGGGCTTCGCCTTGGGGATCGCCGTGTTCGGCGTGATCTTCCAGTCGCGGATCGAAAGTGTGCTGAAGGCCGACGGCAGTGTCCCGGACCCGCACGGGACGGCCGTCGCTCTGAGCGGCGGACAAGCCCGGTCGATCGTCGCCGGCTGGCCGGAAGGCGACCGCGCCGAGATGGCCCACCTGGTACGTGAGGCGTTCGCGTCCGGCCTGAACGCGGTGCTGGTCGTGGCGGCGGCACTGGGGGCGGCGGCCTCCCTGCTCGTCGTCGCGACGGTACGCGTCCCCGCGGGCGGCGCCGAGCAGCGGAGGCCGCAACGGGGCGCGAGCCCGCACGGACACGAGACGCGCGCGGACGCCGCCCTGTAG
- a CDS encoding NmrA/HSCARG family protein gives MAEKKVITVIGATGRQGGGLVRAVLADQEEEFTVRAVTRHPDGDPAQELRRLGVTDIVAADMDDPPSLGPAFAHAYGAYLVTPFWEHMSAEREKTQALALAQAASHAGVQHAIWSTLEDTRACIPLDDERMPTLQERYKVPHFDGKAEADRYFVDAGVPTTFLRTTFYWENLLSDFAPRRGEDGAFLLTYPMGDHKLSGIAVADIGRTALALFRRGTDVIAATVSIAGEHLKIADMAASIGAALDEPVRYEPMTPDEFRAQGFPGADEAGNMFQYYADCEERFVAARDLAAVRDLDPDLQSFATWIAAHRDRLRIAFS, from the coding sequence ATGGCCGAGAAGAAGGTCATCACGGTGATCGGGGCGACCGGCCGGCAGGGCGGCGGCCTTGTCCGAGCCGTCCTGGCCGATCAGGAGGAAGAGTTCACGGTACGGGCCGTCACCCGCCACCCCGACGGGGATCCCGCTCAGGAACTGAGGCGCCTCGGCGTCACGGACATCGTCGCCGCGGACATGGACGATCCACCGAGCCTCGGCCCTGCCTTCGCGCACGCGTACGGGGCCTATCTGGTCACTCCCTTCTGGGAACACATGTCCGCCGAACGGGAGAAGACCCAGGCGCTGGCCCTCGCCCAGGCCGCTTCGCATGCCGGGGTCCAGCACGCGATCTGGTCCACGCTGGAGGACACGCGCGCGTGCATCCCGCTGGACGACGAGCGGATGCCGACGCTCCAGGAGCGCTACAAGGTGCCGCACTTCGACGGCAAGGCGGAGGCCGACCGGTACTTCGTCGACGCGGGCGTCCCCACGACTTTCCTGCGCACCACCTTCTACTGGGAGAACCTGTTGAGCGACTTCGCTCCACGGCGCGGCGAGGACGGCGCCTTCCTGCTGACCTACCCGATGGGTGACCACAAGCTCTCCGGCATCGCCGTCGCCGACATCGGCAGGACCGCGCTGGCCCTCTTCCGCCGTGGCACCGACGTCATCGCCGCCACGGTCAGCATCGCCGGGGAACACCTCAAGATCGCCGACATGGCCGCGTCGATCGGGGCCGCGCTCGACGAGCCGGTCCGGTACGAGCCGATGACCCCGGACGAGTTCCGCGCCCAGGGATTTCCCGGCGCGGACGAGGCGGGCAACATGTTCCAGTACTACGCGGACTGCGAGGAGCGCTTCGTCGCGGCCCGCGACCTCGCCGCCGTCCGCGACCTCGACCCGGACCTTCAGTCCTTCGCCACGTGGATCGCCGCGCACCGCGACCGGCTGCGCATCGCCTTTTCATGA
- a CDS encoding SigB/SigF/SigG family RNA polymerase sigma factor yields MSTVRARSVTTRSATPRLPAAAARGAEASTRRAALGRLPEPVNPTAASTDDARALSVGLFTRLRELDEGTPEYAYVRNTLVELNLSLVRFAARRFRNRAEPMEDIVQIGTIGLIKAINRFDPDRGVDFSSFALPTITGEMKRFFRDTSWAVRVPRRLQELRIDLAKATDALEQRLGHRPTRAEIATHLHLTQEAVAEGQLAAHAYSAHSLDIPASDEDATPGASERQLAASEPSYELIESLMALRPLITRLDARDRRLLELRFGEELTQAEIGLRLGLSQMHVSRLLSRVLGELRQGLLQDGATAGGTGD; encoded by the coding sequence ATGTCGACCGTCAGAGCCCGCTCCGTCACCACGCGCTCCGCCACCCCCCGCCTGCCCGCGGCGGCCGCCCGGGGTGCGGAGGCCTCGACGCGCCGGGCGGCGCTGGGCCGACTGCCCGAGCCGGTCAACCCCACCGCCGCCTCCACGGACGACGCCCGCGCCCTCTCCGTCGGGCTCTTCACGCGGCTGCGGGAGCTGGACGAGGGCACCCCGGAGTACGCGTACGTCCGCAACACCCTGGTGGAGCTCAACCTCAGCCTCGTCAGGTTCGCCGCCCGCCGGTTCAGGAACCGCGCCGAGCCGATGGAGGACATCGTCCAGATCGGGACGATCGGCCTCATCAAGGCCATCAACCGCTTCGACCCCGACCGGGGCGTCGACTTCTCCTCCTTCGCCCTGCCCACGATCACCGGCGAGATGAAGCGCTTCTTCCGCGACACCAGCTGGGCCGTACGCGTTCCACGACGCCTCCAGGAACTGCGGATCGACCTGGCGAAGGCCACCGACGCACTGGAGCAGCGCCTCGGTCACCGTCCCACCCGGGCCGAGATCGCCACCCACCTCCACCTCACGCAGGAGGCCGTCGCCGAGGGCCAGCTCGCCGCCCACGCCTACTCCGCCCACTCCCTGGACATCCCCGCGAGCGACGAGGACGCGACCCCCGGAGCGAGCGAACGGCAGCTCGCGGCCTCGGAGCCCTCCTACGAACTGATCGAGTCCCTCATGGCGCTGCGGCCGCTCATCACCCGGCTCGACGCCCGCGACCGGCGCCTCCTCGAACTCCGCTTCGGCGAGGAACTCACCCAGGCCGAGATCGGCCTGCGGCTCGGCCTCTCCCAGATGCACGTCTCACGCCTGCTCAGCCGTGTCCTCGGCGAGCTCAGGCAGGGCCTGCTCCAGGACGGCGCCACGGCGGGCGGGACGGGCGACTGA
- a CDS encoding ATP-binding protein: MAERADGRQEQVRRLVLHGTRGVVSRCRDFTAAALADWGWIPAESDEAGERVEDVLLLVSEVVTNACLHAGGPEELVLRHEGDRLRVEVADSSPEHPRVLARSPALPGGHGLMVLERLAGAWGSEAKGPGAVGKVVWVEVSRPSRPPWRRPGAGPA, encoded by the coding sequence ATGGCCGAGAGGGCTGACGGCCGTCAGGAGCAGGTGCGAAGGCTCGTGCTGCACGGGACCCGGGGCGTGGTGTCGCGGTGCAGGGACTTCACCGCCGCGGCGCTGGCGGACTGGGGGTGGATCCCCGCGGAGAGCGACGAGGCCGGGGAGCGGGTGGAGGACGTCCTGCTCCTCGTGTCGGAGGTCGTCACCAACGCGTGTCTGCACGCGGGAGGCCCCGAGGAGCTCGTGCTGCGGCACGAGGGCGACCGGCTGCGGGTGGAGGTGGCCGACTCGAGCCCCGAGCACCCGCGTGTACTGGCCCGCTCGCCCGCGCTGCCAGGCGGGCACGGTCTGATGGTGCTGGAGCGGCTGGCCGGCGCCTGGGGCAGTGAGGCGAAGGGGCCGGGGGCGGTGGGCAAGGTGGTGTGGGTGGAGGTCAGTCGCCCGTCCCGCCCGCCGTGGCGCCGTCCTGGAGCAGGCCCTGCCTGA
- a CDS encoding STAS domain-containing protein, whose amino-acid sequence MQDEASGEGEKEASPRERFRVEVRPVPQEETAVLVLVGELDRDTVDPLREALAERLGAGRIVVDCSALGFCDSSGLNTLLRARLRMREAGGRLELAGIRRPVARMFEITGARAVFRVYETLDEALSEHGREGGGIHGREG is encoded by the coding sequence ATGCAGGACGAGGCTTCGGGGGAGGGAGAGAAGGAGGCGTCCCCGCGCGAGAGGTTCCGGGTGGAGGTCCGCCCCGTGCCCCAGGAGGAAACCGCCGTCCTGGTGCTGGTCGGCGAACTCGATCGTGACACGGTGGATCCGCTGCGGGAGGCGCTGGCGGAGCGCCTTGGAGCGGGCAGGATCGTCGTCGACTGCTCCGCCTTGGGGTTCTGCGACTCCTCCGGGCTGAACACCCTGCTGAGGGCGCGTCTGCGGATGCGGGAGGCAGGCGGACGGCTGGAGCTCGCGGGAATCCGCCGGCCGGTGGCCCGGATGTTCGAGATCACGGGGGCCCGGGCGGTCTTCCGGGTGTACGAGACCTTGGACGAGGCGCTCTCCGAGCACGGGCGCGAAGGTGGCGGGATCCATGGCCGAGAGGGCTGA
- a CDS encoding STAS domain-containing protein, with protein MDAGGPRLRVETRPGERPGIVVLMLDGVLDHETAAPLRDALEENVGAERVVVDCSGLRFCDSTGLNVLLRARLRVLAEGGRVELSGLHPPVDRMFEITGARRLFRVYADPGTALHAPPPAS; from the coding sequence ATGGACGCCGGAGGCCCCCGTCTCCGCGTGGAGACCCGGCCCGGCGAGCGTCCCGGCATCGTCGTCCTGATGCTGGACGGCGTACTCGACCATGAGACGGCGGCTCCCCTGCGGGACGCACTCGAAGAGAACGTCGGCGCGGAGCGTGTCGTCGTCGACTGCTCCGGACTGCGGTTCTGCGATTCGACCGGCCTGAACGTCCTCCTGCGAGCGCGGTTGCGGGTGCTGGCCGAGGGAGGACGTGTGGAGCTCTCGGGCCTACACCCGCCCGTGGACCGGATGTTCGAGATCACCGGGGCTCGGAGGCTGTTCCGGGTGTACGCCGATCCCGGCACCGCGCTCCACGCCCCGCCGCCGGCGTCATAG
- a CDS encoding ATP-binding protein, which translates to MTSRNVRPGCATDRTRRYELTEGAGVARKCRDVTQQALTDWFGAAGGPGRIAAEDALLLVSELVTNAFAHGGAPYELRLDRTDGRLWVQVSDTNPRRPRPRGPHHAERSSGHGLYLMGRLSAAWGSVPRGRGKAVWFAVEVPPGVRQP; encoded by the coding sequence ATGACCAGCCGGAACGTGCGGCCCGGGTGTGCCACCGACCGCACTCGCCGCTACGAGCTCACGGAGGGCGCAGGCGTGGCGCGGAAATGCCGTGACGTCACGCAGCAGGCGCTGACCGACTGGTTCGGGGCGGCGGGCGGACCCGGGCGGATCGCCGCCGAGGACGCGCTGCTGTTGGTGTCGGAGCTCGTCACCAACGCGTTCGCGCACGGTGGCGCCCCGTACGAGCTGCGCCTCGACCGCACCGACGGGCGGCTGTGGGTGCAGGTCAGCGACACGAACCCGAGACGGCCCCGCCCTCGTGGACCGCATCACGCGGAACGGTCCTCCGGTCACGGGCTGTATCTCATGGGACGGCTCTCCGCCGCCTGGGGATCGGTCCCGCGCGGACGCGGGAAGGCCGTGTGGTTCGCGGTGGAAGTGCCGCCCGGGGTCCGGCAGCCGTGA
- a CDS encoding HAMP domain-containing protein, whose protein sequence is MAERRPPPPDAKPPPAEPGENGPHSGLGDNGLRQLLAGLTAVRDGDLSVRLPEAGGDILGEIAGVYNDMVGRLSLVTSEVTRVAGEVGGQGLLGGRIREPGARGVWRELTSGVNTMADNLTSQVRSIAQVATAVARGDLTRKIQVDARGEILELKETINTMVDRLSSFAEEVTRVAREVGTEGKLGGQATVRGVSGTWKDLTDNVNSMADNLTNQVRNIAQVTTAVAQGDLTSRIDVSARGEILELKTTINTMVDQLSSFAAEVTRVAREVGTEGKLGGQAEVEGVSGTWKRLTESVNELAGNLTRQVRAIAEVTSAVAEGDLTRSITAHAPGEVGELRDNINAMVESLRATTRANEEQDWLQTNLARITGLLQGTRSLPELAELITAEVPPLVAAQYGAFFLAEDGEDGTELVMTASYGSPGGPDAAPRRFFLGQGLVGQAARDRRTLLVEHLPAGYATVASGAGSAEPTTLIVLPIVVEEQVLGTVEFASLHPFTSLRREFLDRFVDSAGAVLSSLLANLRTDELLGQSRRLADELRSRSKELQSRQQDLQLSNAELKEKAALLAVRNKDIESKNLVIEQARQELEERARQLSRTSMYKSEFLANMSHELRTPLNSLLILARLLAQNTEGNLTGKQVEYAEVIHSAGSDLLRLINDILDLSKVEAGKMDVTHEPFALHQLVEYLVATFGPVADERRLEFAVTVADDVPAELNSDEARIRQVLRNLLSNALKFTEEGRVALTVEYATPNEVPSALREIRHVLAFRVVDTGIGIPTEQLEHTFEAFQQGDSTAARRYGGTGLGLSISREVADLLGGTITAESAPGRGSTFTFYLPSERSAPGTEAAVTSDVVAPRSPGSTSTSSSDRRARSDMPERPEGEAVLVVDDDARNVFALTEVLEGHGLRVLTADGGRAGLDMLAAHDEIRLVLMDVMMAGMDGYTTIKAIRELPGRANLPVIVVTAKAMPDDRAHALTAGADDYVAKPVDEDELTAKIRSWLSG, encoded by the coding sequence ATGGCAGAGCGCAGACCGCCGCCCCCCGACGCGAAGCCACCGCCTGCGGAGCCCGGTGAGAACGGCCCTCATTCCGGGCTCGGCGACAACGGGCTCCGTCAGTTGCTCGCCGGGCTGACGGCCGTACGGGACGGGGACCTCAGCGTCCGGCTCCCCGAGGCCGGCGGCGACATCCTGGGAGAGATCGCCGGCGTCTACAACGACATGGTCGGCCGGCTCTCGCTCGTCACGTCCGAGGTCACCCGCGTGGCCGGCGAGGTCGGCGGGCAGGGCCTGCTGGGCGGCCGGATCCGCGAGCCCGGGGCACGCGGGGTGTGGCGGGAGCTGACCTCCGGCGTCAACACCATGGCCGACAACCTCACGTCCCAGGTGCGGTCCATCGCCCAGGTGGCGACGGCCGTCGCCCGCGGCGACCTCACCCGGAAGATCCAGGTGGACGCCCGCGGCGAGATCCTGGAGCTGAAGGAGACCATCAACACGATGGTCGACCGGTTGTCCTCCTTCGCCGAGGAGGTCACCCGTGTGGCCCGCGAGGTGGGTACGGAGGGCAAACTCGGCGGACAGGCCACCGTCCGGGGGGTGTCCGGCACCTGGAAGGACCTCACGGACAACGTCAACTCCATGGCGGACAACCTCACCAACCAGGTGCGCAACATCGCCCAGGTCACCACGGCCGTCGCCCAGGGCGACCTGACCAGCCGGATCGACGTCTCCGCCCGCGGCGAGATCCTCGAACTCAAGACCACGATCAACACGATGGTCGACCAGTTGTCGTCCTTCGCCGCCGAGGTCACCCGGGTAGCCCGAGAGGTGGGTACGGAGGGCAAACTCGGCGGACAGGCCGAGGTCGAGGGCGTGTCCGGCACATGGAAGCGGCTCACCGAGAGCGTCAACGAACTCGCCGGGAACCTGACCCGCCAGGTCCGTGCCATCGCCGAGGTCACCAGTGCCGTCGCCGAGGGCGACCTGACCCGTTCGATCACCGCGCACGCACCCGGCGAGGTCGGGGAACTCCGCGACAACATCAACGCGATGGTCGAATCGCTCCGTGCCACGACCCGGGCCAACGAGGAGCAGGACTGGCTCCAGACCAACCTCGCCCGGATCACCGGCCTCCTCCAGGGCACCCGGAGCCTGCCCGAGCTCGCCGAACTGATCACGGCCGAGGTGCCCCCGCTCGTCGCCGCCCAGTACGGCGCCTTCTTCCTCGCCGAGGACGGCGAGGACGGCACCGAGCTTGTCATGACCGCCTCCTACGGCTCCCCCGGCGGCCCCGACGCCGCACCGCGTCGCTTCTTCCTCGGGCAGGGCCTCGTCGGGCAGGCCGCCCGCGACCGGCGGACGCTCCTCGTCGAGCACCTGCCCGCCGGTTACGCCACGGTCGCCTCCGGGGCGGGTTCCGCCGAGCCGACCACGCTGATCGTGCTGCCGATCGTCGTCGAGGAACAGGTGCTCGGCACGGTCGAGTTCGCCTCACTGCACCCGTTCACCAGTCTGCGACGGGAGTTCCTGGACCGGTTCGTGGACAGCGCGGGAGCGGTGCTCAGCTCGCTGCTCGCCAATCTCCGCACCGACGAACTCCTGGGCCAGTCCCGCAGACTGGCCGACGAACTGCGTTCCCGGTCGAAGGAGTTGCAGAGCCGCCAGCAGGACCTTCAGCTGTCGAACGCCGAGTTGAAGGAGAAGGCGGCCCTCCTGGCCGTACGGAACAAGGACATCGAGTCGAAGAACCTCGTCATCGAGCAGGCCCGTCAGGAGCTGGAGGAGCGTGCCCGGCAGCTGTCGCGCACCTCCATGTACAAGTCCGAGTTCCTCGCCAACATGAGCCACGAGCTGCGCACACCGCTCAACAGCCTGCTGATCCTCGCCCGGTTGCTCGCCCAGAACACCGAGGGCAATCTGACGGGGAAACAGGTCGAGTACGCCGAGGTGATCCACTCCGCCGGTTCCGACCTGCTCCGGCTGATCAACGACATCCTCGACCTGTCGAAGGTCGAGGCCGGCAAGATGGACGTCACGCACGAGCCGTTCGCCCTTCACCAGCTCGTGGAGTACCTGGTCGCGACCTTCGGGCCGGTGGCCGACGAGCGACGGCTGGAGTTCGCCGTCACCGTGGCCGACGACGTGCCCGCCGAGCTGAACAGCGACGAGGCCCGCATCCGCCAGGTCCTGCGGAACCTCCTCTCCAACGCGCTGAAGTTCACCGAAGAAGGCCGTGTGGCGCTCACCGTCGAGTACGCGACCCCCAACGAGGTCCCGTCCGCCCTACGCGAGATTCGGCACGTCCTCGCCTTCCGGGTCGTGGACACCGGCATCGGCATCCCCACCGAGCAGCTGGAGCACACCTTCGAGGCCTTCCAGCAGGGCGACAGCACCGCTGCCCGCCGCTACGGCGGCACGGGCCTGGGGCTGTCGATCAGCCGCGAGGTGGCCGATCTCCTCGGCGGCACGATCACGGCGGAGAGCGCCCCCGGCCGCGGCAGCACCTTCACCTTCTACCTGCCCTCGGAGCGGTCGGCGCCGGGAACGGAAGCGGCTGTGACCTCCGACGTCGTCGCCCCGCGATCCCCTGGCTCCACCTCCACCTCCTCCTCCGACCGCCGGGCCCGGAGTGACATGCCGGAACGGCCCGAAGGGGAGGCGGTACTCGTCGTCGACGACGACGCCCGTAACGTCTTCGCCCTCACCGAGGTCCTCGAAGGTCACGGCCTGCGCGTGCTCACGGCCGACGGCGGCCGTGCCGGCCTCGACATGCTGGCCGCGCACGACGAGATCCGTCTCGTCCTGATGGACGTCATGATGGCCGGCATGGACGGCTACACCACGATCAAGGCCATCAGGGAGCTGCCGGGCCGCGCGAACCTCCCGGTCATCGTGGTCACCGCGAAGGCCATGCCCGACGACCGCGCGCACGCCCTGACGGCGGGCGCCGACGACTACGTGGCCAAGCCGGTCGACGAGGACGAGCTGACCGCCAAGATCCGCTCCTGGCTCTCCGGTTGA